From the Montipora capricornis isolate CH-2021 chromosome 2, ASM3666992v2, whole genome shotgun sequence genome, one window contains:
- the LOC138037474 gene encoding uncharacterized protein produces the protein MAFRTSELLQRNELVRFQLDDVIRAPGNGQHQEKNGYRFTINDRSSFYDWYNAYFEVQFQLQKTADGAGYAAADRITVINGSHSLIAHMMIKSAGKIVYDTDNLHKVTFVKNLLEHSDDYSRRVAKNSFWYLDTDGTTANTNSGYESRKVLTQATNNDGTGGAKNVNLIIPLNRYSFFEELQDKMLVPMQLQFNLNLQNDNELINMAVGVDAGRVVLNRFLLWVPKLTPKDSMYDKFVSSFMKEHKWTYQRELYAVSAPARVSGFFQISSSIDNVKAIFVYLQRAKTRVATQNPYILDTFKLNAADANSYLTTCRLEYGNGVFYPETEYDSESKVRIFNDLMSYAMRKNDYNTGTQLNLANYNSLYPLIYFDLSYQAEKVTRDPKQLIFRYKISANSAADFNVHAVVLYEESVVIDKVGNELVIV, from the coding sequence atggcttttagaacaagtgaattattgcaaagaaatgagttagTGCGATTtcaacttgatgatgtaatccgagccccaggtaacggtcaacatcaagaaaagaacGGTTATAGATTCACCAtcaacgaccggagttctttctatgattggtacaatgcttatttcgaggttcaattccagttacaaaaaacAGCAGATGGAGCCGGTTACGCAGCAGCCGATAGAATAACGGTGATAAACGGATCTCATTCATTGATTGCACATATGATGATTAAAAGTGCTGGGAAAATTGTTTACGATACTGACAATCTACATAAGGTCACTTTTGTGAAGAATCTGTTGGAACATTCTGATGATTACTCGAGAAGGGTagctaaaaacagtttttggtatttagACACAGATGGTACGACAGCCAATACTAATTCAGGATATGAATCTAGAAAAGTGCTTACACAAGCTACCAACAATGATGGAACGGGAGGAGCAAAAAATGTGAATTTGATCATACCTCTCaatcgttacagtttttttgaagagttgcaggataaaatgttggttcctATGCAGTTACAATTCAATTTGAATCTCCAGAACGACAATGAACTCATCAATATGGCAGTAGGAGTAGATGCCGGCAGAGTAGTTTTGAACAGATTTCTACTATGGGTTCCAAAATTAACACCAAAAGACAGTATGTACGACAAATTTGTAAGctctttcatgaaagaacacaaatggacaTATCAGCGTGAACTATATGCAGTGTCAGCACCTGCTAGAGTCagtggtttttttcagatttcttccagtattgacaatgtcaaagcaatttttgtttatctacAACGGGCTAAAACCAGAGTTGCAACTCAAAATCCATATATACTTGATACCTTCAAACTAAATGCAGCAGACGCAAACAGTTATTTAACAACATGCAGACTCGAATAtggcaatggtgttttctaccCAGAAACGGAATATGACAGTGAGAGCAAAGTGAGGATTTTCAATGATCTGATGTCTTATGCAATgcgaaaaaatgattacaacaccggAACCCAGTTGAATCTTGCCAATTATAACAGCCTGTATCCACTAATCTATTTCGATCTGTCATATCAGGCAGAGAAAGTAACAAGAGACcctaaacagttgattttcaggTATAAAATAAGTGCCAATAGTGCAGCAGATTTCAATGTCCATGCAGTTGTATTGTACGAAGAGTCGGTTGTTATTGACAAGGTGGGTAATGAATTGGTGATAGTTTAA